Below is a genomic region from Demequina sp..
CGCAAGCACGGACGCGCAGCTCGACAACCTCGAGGCGCTTCTCGACGACAAGCTCCACCTTGACGAGCTGCCGATCGACGCCGACCTCGCGTGGGACCTCCTCGGCGGCCTCGTCGCGGGCGGCCGCGCCGAGGAGATCGCGATCGAGGTGCAGCTGAGCAAGGACGCGACGGCCTCCGGGCAGCGCCGGGCCGCGCACTCCCGCGCCGCCCTCCCAACCGCCGCGGGCAAGCGCGCGGCATGGGACGCTCTCGTCAACCCGAAGTCGGGAGAGGAGCTGCCGAACGCGATCATGTTCGAGGCGATCACGGGCTTCAACCGCGCCCACGACCTGTCGCTGCTCGAGCCGTACGCGGACGAGTACTTCGCGATGCTGCGCACCACCTACACGGACCGCACCAACGAGACCGCGCAGAACCTCATCGAGGGCCTGTACCCGGTCGAGCTCGCGGGCCGCGTGCCGGACCTGCAGGCCAAGGCCGAGGAGTGGCTTGCCGCGAACGAGGACGCGCATGACGCCCTCAAGCGCATGGTCATCGAGGGTCACGACGGCGTGCGCAGGGCGCTCGAGGCGCAGGCGAAGGACGCGCAGGACTAGTGGCCAACATCAAGCGCGAGGAGGCGGCCGCGCGCGCGGCGCTCATCGCGAGCGCAGAGTACGACGTCACGTTCGACTTCACGGGCGGCGGCGACACGTTCCGCTCGCGCAGCGTGGTGCGCTTCGCCGGCGTGCCCGGCGAGGCGACGTTCGTCGACGTCGTCGCCGCGGGCGTGACGAGCGCGACGCTCAACGGCGTCGCGCTGTTCGACCCGACGGGCGGCCGCCTCGCGCTTCCCGGCCTCGCGGCGGACAACGAGCTCGTGGTCGAGGCGGAGTTCGCGTACTCGAACGCGGGCGTCGGCATCCACCGCTTCGTGGACCCGGAGAACGGCGAGACCTTCCTCTACAGCCAGTTCGCGACCATGTACGCGAGCCACGCCTTCGCGTGCTTCGACCAGCCCGATATCAAGGGCACCTTCGCGTTCACCGTCACCGCCCCAGGCAACTGGGTGGTCGCCTCGAACTCGCGGGCGCCGCTTCCCAGTGGGGGGCCCGACGGCCCGCTCACCTGGGCATTCGACCGCACCGTCCCCCTCCCCACCTATGCGACTGCCGTGTGCGCGGGGCCGTACGCGTTCGTCGAGGGAACCATCCAATCCGTGAAGGGCGAGATCCCGGCGCGCGTCTACGGGCGGCCGCAGCTCCTGGAGCACTTCGCGGCCGAGCGGATCTTCGCGGACAGCCAGGCCGGGTTCGAACTCTACGAGCGCATCTTCGACACCGAGTTCCCCTACGACTCCTACGACCACGTCTACGCGCCGCAGTACAACTTCGGCGCCATGGAGAACGCGGGCTGCGTGACCGTCTCCGAGGACCGGCTGCTGTTCCGCGGCCGCGCGAGCGACGCGCAACTCGAGTTCCGCACGGTCGTCGTCATGCACGAGCTGGCCCACATGTGGTTCGGCGACCTCGTCACCATGAGGTGGTGGGACGACCTGTGGCTCAACGAATCGTTCGCGGAGTACGTCGGCACGTACGCAGCGGCGGTAGCCACCGAGTGGGCAGACGCATGGGTCACCTTCGCGGCCGAGCGCAAATCCATCGCCTACGCCACGGATCAGCTGCCCACGACGCACCCGGTGCTCTCGGACCTGCCGGACGTGGACTCGGTGGCCGGCGCGTTCGACATGATCACCTACGCCAAGGGGGCGTCGGCGCTCAAGCAGCTCGCCGCGACCCTCGGCGAGGACACCTTCTTCGCAGGCGTCGCCGCGTACCTGAAGAAGCACGCCTTCTCCAACGCGACCCTCGGCGACCTGTTCTCCGAACTGGAGGCAGCGTCGGGCCGATCGCTGAACGGGTGGCGCACGGCCTGGCTCGAGACGCCGGGCGTGACGACGCTCGCCGCGGAGGTCACCGCCGACGCGAGCGACCGCATCACGGCCGTTGCGGTGACGGAGGCCGCGCCGGAGCGCTGGCCGCTGCCGCGCCCGCACACGCTCGTGGTGGCGGGCCTTGAGCTGTCCGACGGCGTTCTCACCTCCGCGTTCGAGGTCCCCGTGGAGACAGACGGGCCGAGCACCGAGGTGGAGCGGCTCGTTTCGCAGCCGCGACCGGCGCTGCTGCTGCCGAACGGGGGCGATCTGACGTACGCGAAACTGCACCTGGACCCGGTGTCGCTCGCTGCCGCTCGCGACCACGCCGCCCACATCGCCGACCCCATGAGCCAGGCGCTCGTGCTCGACGCGCTGTGGCACATGTGCCGGGACGGCGTGCTGTCCGCGAGGGACTACGTGGAGCCGACACTTGCGGCTCTACCAGGCATCACGGTGTCCGCGGTGCGCGAGTCGCACCTGCGAACGATCGTCACCGCCGTGGCGCGATACGCGGCGCCGGACACCGCTCAGCAGCTGGGCGCCGACGCCGCCGAGGCCGCGTGGGCCGCCCTCGAGGGCGCGGAACCCGGATCTGACGCGCAGCTGCTGTTCCTCAAGGGCTATGCCTGGCTCGCGCGAACGCCGGGCCAGGCGGATCGGATCGAGGCGCTGCTCGGCGACGTGCTTCACCTTGACGGGCTGCCGATCGACACCGAGCTGGCGTGGGACCTGCTTACGGCGCTTGCCCAGTGCGGGCGCGCGGACGACGCGACCGTCTCCGAGCACCTCACCAAGGACGCGACCGCGGCCGGCGAGCGCAGGGCTGCAGGCGTTCGGGCGGCAATAGGAACGCTCGAGGCCAAGCAACGAGCCTGGGACCTGTTGGCACACCCCGATGGCGCTCCCCTGGCCAATGCCTTCGCGTATGAGGTGGCGCTCGGGTTCGCGAAGGCGACAGATGCGGCGTTCATGGCTCCGCTCGGTGAGGCGTTCTTCGCCGAGGTGCGCGGGCTGTTCGACTCGGTGGACGTCTACGTCGGCCTGCGCGTTGTGCAGTATGCGTACCCGTCGTTCCTGGTAGGTCGTGGAGTCGACATCGTCGGGCTCGGCGAGCGGTGGGTCGCGGAGAATGCCGACGCGCATCCGGTGCTCATGAAGCTCATGGTCGAGGGCCTGGATCATGCGCGCAGGGCTGCAGCGGCGCAGGAATCTTCCGCTTCCGTGTGAACCTCGCCACTCTCCCTTCGATCTGGGGGTGAGTCCCGTAGAGTTCCTGGCGTGAAGACTGAGGGACTTCGCGGCGCCTCCGTGCGCCGCGTTCTTGCTGTTATGGGCCTTGTTGGCGCGCTCGCCTGGGTGGCGCCGGCCGCGCTCGCGGACTCGAACGACAACGGCGGCTTCGAGGGCTTCGCCCTTGGCGACCCCGTTGGCCAGTTCGGGTGGACCGCGAATGACGTCGGCGCGTACCACGCGGCCAACTTCGACGTCGCCATCGTCGATCCGTCCGCGGTGTGGGGCAGCGCCCTGGGGTCGCGGGCGCTGCGCGTGTCCAATGCCGTGTCGTCCGGCGGGTTCGGCAACCAGCTGCAATCGGCCTCGCTGACGAACGACGCGGGAGAGACCGACGCCGTGAACAGCGCACTCTCCGGCGGCACGCGCCAGACGCGCTTCAGCGGCACCATCTCCTTCGCATCGGCCACCCAGACCTACCAGCCGGGGCTCGTGTTCGGGTTCTTCCCCGACCGCGGCGACGGCGCCCGCATGGCGAACTTCCGCATCTCGGATCAGCCGGACGGACTGCAGTTGGACGTCAGCCTCGTTGACCTCGACGCCGACAACTTCGTCTATCACACCATCGCGTCCGGGCTGTCGCGGACTGAGGTGCACACCCTGGAGTTCACCCTGGACTTCGTCGACGGCTCCAACAACGACGTGCTGTGGCTCGGCGTGGACGACTCCACCTGCACCACGTTCTCGGCCTCGGGCTCGTGGGAGGAGTACCACCGCCAGTGGGCCGGAAACGACCCGCCCATCACGTTCCCCGTGGACTCCATCATGTTCCGCGTGTACAACCCTCCCGCTCCCGCGAACGCGGGCGGGGGCATCCTGTTCGACACCTT
It encodes:
- the pepN gene encoding aminopeptidase N, which produces MANIKREEAAARAALIASAEYDVTFDFTGGGDTFRSRSVVRFAGVPGEATFVDVVAAGVTSATLNGVALFDPTGGRLALPGLAADNELVVEAEFAYSNAGVGIHRFVDPENGETFLYSQFATMYASHAFACFDQPDIKGTFAFTVTAPGNWVVASNSRAPLPSGGPDGPLTWAFDRTVPLPTYATAVCAGPYAFVEGTIQSVKGEIPARVYGRPQLLEHFAAERIFADSQAGFELYERIFDTEFPYDSYDHVYAPQYNFGAMENAGCVTVSEDRLLFRGRASDAQLEFRTVVVMHELAHMWFGDLVTMRWWDDLWLNESFAEYVGTYAAAVATEWADAWVTFAAERKSIAYATDQLPTTHPVLSDLPDVDSVAGAFDMITYAKGASALKQLAATLGEDTFFAGVAAYLKKHAFSNATLGDLFSELEAASGRSLNGWRTAWLETPGVTTLAAEVTADASDRITAVAVTEAAPERWPLPRPHTLVVAGLELSDGVLTSAFEVPVETDGPSTEVERLVSQPRPALLLPNGGDLTYAKLHLDPVSLAAARDHAAHIADPMSQALVLDALWHMCRDGVLSARDYVEPTLAALPGITVSAVRESHLRTIVTAVARYAAPDTAQQLGADAAEAAWAALEGAEPGSDAQLLFLKGYAWLARTPGQADRIEALLGDVLHLDGLPIDTELAWDLLTALAQCGRADDATVSEHLTKDATAAGERRAAGVRAAIGTLEAKQRAWDLLAHPDGAPLANAFAYEVALGFAKATDAAFMAPLGEAFFAEVRGLFDSVDVYVGLRVVQYAYPSFLVGRGVDIVGLGERWVAENADAHPVLMKLMVEGLDHARRAAAAQESSASV